The nucleotide sequence GGCAAAGAAGACCTGACATTTTTATATCTTCCTGCGTTTGAAAAATTTCTGTCAACCACAAATGCTGCGGCAATTATCGTTAAAAAAGATTTCGACAAAATCCGTAATGATATTACATACATTGAAGTGGATGCACCTGAGAAAGCTTTCGCTGCTGTTCTATTAAAATTCTTTGCACCAGTTTTTGAACTTAACGGTATTGATAAAAGTGCTTTTATCCATGAAACAACATCACTTGGTGAAAACGTAGCCATCGGCAGAAATGTTGTAATTGGAACAAACTGCAAACTGGGGAATAACGTAAAAGTTTTTCATAATTCAGTTATCCTTAATAATGTTGAAATTGGTGATGATACTTTAATCTTTCAGAATGTAAGCATCAGGGAAGATTGTGTAATTGGAAAGAAGGTGATCATTCACGCCGGGGCTGTAATTGGATCGGATGGTTTTGGATATCAGAAAGATGAAAATAACACTTATACAAAGGTTCCTCAAATCGGTAATGTAATTTTGGAGGATGATGTTGAAATTGGTGCTAACACAACTATCGACAGAGCTGCGCTTGGAAGTACAATTATCAGAAAAGGAGTGAAGATTGATAACCTTGTGCAAATCGCGCACAATGTTACTATTGGAAATAACACCGTGATGTCAGCACAAAGCGGAGTTTCGGGAAGCGTAAAAATTGGAAGCAATGTTATTGTTGCAGGTCAGGTGGGAATTGCAGGTCATCTTGAAATCACAGACAACGTCATACTGATGGCACAGTCAGGTGTACCTAAAACTATTTCTAAACCAGGACTAT is from Ignavibacteriota bacterium and encodes:
- the lpxD gene encoding UDP-3-O-(3-hydroxymyristoyl)glucosamine N-acyltransferase, which codes for MNIKLSEIAKLINGKIIGNPDLRINSLARIDEAGKEDLTFLYLPAFEKFLSTTNAAAIIVKKDFDKIRNDITYIEVDAPEKAFAAVLLKFFAPVFELNGIDKSAFIHETTSLGENVAIGRNVVIGTNCKLGNNVKVFHNSVILNNVEIGDDTLIFQNVSIREDCVIGKKVIIHAGAVIGSDGFGYQKDENNTYTKVPQIGNVILEDDVEIGANTTIDRAALGSTIIRKGVKIDNLVQIAHNVTIGNNTVMSAQSGVSGSVKIGSNVIVAGQVGIAGHLEITDNVILMAQSGVPKTISKPGLYFGYPAKEAKKAKILEAHYRNFPEYAERIKKLEEEIKHLKELLLPKDS